The following are encoded in a window of Acropora muricata isolate sample 2 chromosome 6, ASM3666990v1, whole genome shotgun sequence genomic DNA:
- the LOC136918954 gene encoding putative protein-lysine deacylase ABHD14B has protein sequence MMSSALIVPLSSSSKLPYCMKAKGGRFATVAVNWRVIIGVSLASVVVVFYYLLITAETEFRGLMKWDGKVNGVFYRRESPPNSRFSVLLLHGQSFSSQTWDDLGTLKFLRSKNYDAVAIDLPGFGKSKDFDSIPNTRKKRFDLLASIIGKLKIERPVIVSPSMSGSYSLPYIFDSGDGRNLRGFVPVAPVGTGDYTKEDYESIHFPTLIVLGENDQTIGKTSLRNLAKIPGCEIHMIKGAGHACYMNNPEEFHQSLDKFLSKLD, from the coding sequence ATGATGTCGAGTGCATTAATAGTGCCTTTGTCCTCAAGTTCAAAGTTACCATATTGCATGAAAGCGAAAGGAGGGCGTTTTGCTACCGTGGCAGTTAACTGGAGAGTTATTATCGGTGTATCTTTGGCCTCAGTTGTGGtcgtattttattatttattaataacaGCTGAAACGGAGTTTCGTGGGTTAATGAAATGGGATGGAAAAGTGAACGGAGTTTTTTATCGCCGAGAAAGTCCACCTAACAGTCGCTTTTCCGTTTTGCTTCTTCACGGCCAGTCTTTTTCATCACAAACTTGGGATGATCTTGGCACGCTGAAGTTTCTGCGTTCAAAGAATTACGACGCAGTTGCAATAGATTTGCCTGGTTTTGGGAAGTCGAAGGATTTTGACAGTATTCCGAATACACGGAAAAAACGTTTTGACTTACTCGCCTCAATCATAGGAAAGCTGAAGATAGAGCGCCCTGTCATTGTCTCTCCGTCCATGAGCGGATCATATTCTTTACCTTACATTTTTGACAGCGGCGATGGGAGGAATCTTCGTGGATTTGTCCCTGTAGCTCCAGTCGGAACTGGAGATTATACCAAAGAGGATTATGAAAGTATACATTTCCCCACTCTTATTGTGCTTGGGGAAAACGACCAAACCATTGGAAAGACATCCCTGCGAAACTTGGCAAAGATTCCAGGTTGCGAAATTCACATGATAAAAGGAGCAGGTCATGCGTGCTATATGAATAATCCTGAAGAATTTCATCAAAGCTTAGACAAATTTCTTAGCAAGCTTGACTGA
- the LOC136918953 gene encoding nuclear pore complex protein Nup50-like — MAKRVADKELTHDNWDQEDDEEEAGHFKIASDEDLSKRKIIKAKRRVNTADKQDGGIFQGFSGFSGLNNNSKGFGADSIGMKPLASSSSNTFSNIKPVLADTCATMPSSSNAGQNGVKNSFSGKASDHQPSSVSYQDNIKALNESVLAWIQKHINLNPYVDLSPIFNDYKEHMKEIDLKFSASTSVTEAMLNDTPTTVSTSQPTAKDTSTFGASQTVQLKESSENINKGECSEKEATLCEPGTSTEETAEDEVPKPKSVVVAEEGAFHSIRCKLFYKRESDWVELGLGMMNLKKLEEKTQVLVRNDTTLGKILLNIYLAENTPISRSGKNNVILMSIPNPPLFSKDSEGDNSKPATYLIRVKTAQDADELHTQLNANKPSS, encoded by the exons ATGGCGAAGAGGGTTGCAGATAAAGAATTGACACACGATAATTGGGACCAGGAAGACGACGAAGAAGAA GCTGGTCATTTCAAGATTGCCTCAGATGAAGATTTAAGCAAACGAAA GATCATCAAGGCCAAACGACGGGTGAATACAGCAGACAAACAG GATGGAGGCATCTTTCAAGGATTCTCTGGATTTTCGGGTTTAAATAACAACTCTAAAGGTTTTGGTGCTGATTCAATAGGAATGAAACCTTTGGCTTCCAGTTCTTCAAATACATTCAGTAACATAAAACCTGTGCTGGCAGATACTTGTGCCACAATGCCTTCAAGCAGTAATGCTGGTCAAAATGGTGTGAAAAATAGCTTTTCAGGAAAAGCATCAGATCATCAACCATCAAGTGTTTCTTATCAAGACAATATCAAGGCTCTGAATGAAAGTGTCCTTGCATGGATACAAAAGCACATAAACTTGAATCCATATGTTGATCTGTCACCTATTTTCAATGACTACAAGGAACATATGAAGGAGattgatttaaaattttctgcCTCAACAAGTGTAACAGAAGCAATGTTAAATGACACACCAACAACAGTGTCAACATCACAACCTACTGCAAAGGACACTTCAACTTTTGGTGCATCTCAAACAGTGCAACTGAAAGAAAGTTCAGAAAACATCAACAAAG GTGAATGTTCTGAAAAAGAAGCCACATTATGTGAACCAGGAACATCTACTGAAGAAACTGCAGAAGATGAAGTCCCAAAACCAAAAAG TGTTGTGGTCGCTGAAGAGGGGGCCTTTCACTCCATTAGATGTAAACTTTTTTACAAGCGAGAGTCTGATTGGGTCGAGTTAGGTCTTGGAATGATGAACCTCAAAAAGCTTGAAGAAAAGACACAAGTGCTTGTGCGAAATGATACAACTCTGGGCAAAATTCTTTTGAACATCTACCTGGCAGAAAACACACCCATCAGCCGATCTGGAAAGAATAATGTCATTTTAATGTCCATACCAAACCCTCCTCTTTTCTCCAAAGACTCGGAAGGAGATAACAGCAAACCAGCAACCTATCTAATAAGAGTCAAAACAGCTCAAGATGCAGATGAACTCCACACCCAACTTAATGCAAATAAACCTTCAagttaa
- the LOC136918952 gene encoding PHD finger protein 21A-like, translated as MELEILRKQLTSQIQQHQLVIQQIKTDPQNPDLQKKLQSLQEHITSLSEQQSHVVKQLRQELLSKTEIKTEENNFKSPLSDNNSSNITSHDFKEVTIPASKPVVKLEPSTKMDIQIKTEPLDVKPVKLLQPTKHLPVQLPRLKPKPPPVVIVTSQGKMELSGQSMVPGNFGPAVFSSVQTVNTSVRNTIRVPTHFQHNAQIKSSAFKFGGKSFAPHHLQPILPRPTTENRYVPSQEVSKQPAKPVESKKMEFMAALGLITPQMLIEIQLKRQERKRRSTCISPQNALDLDLEPKRIKKITMLPVKRGRGRPPKFSSGSAPNSPSPSSPVPNGFSENGKHKKFKFKRVITGDSPADEDDNHDEVCEICRESGELLLCDTCNLVYHMSCLDPPLTAVPPGMWLCPKCKEKVAEEEPMAWPGTLAVVHSYLAHKTAKEEEKNRLLKRSEELKVERIQLEAKAKQLSNAIMEQMQAKSELSASNKSAQNSVDRLTKFIELVQSL; from the exons ATGGAGTTGGAAATATTACGAAAGCAATTAACAAGCCAAATTCAACAGCACCAG CTTGTTATCCAGCAGATCAAGACAGACCCACAG AATCCCGACCTCcagaaaaaattacaaagtcTTCAAGAACACATTACCAGCCTCAGCGAGCAACAA AGCCATGTTGTCAAACAACTAAGGCAAGAACTTTTAAGCAAGACAGAAATAAAGACAGAG GAAAACAACTTCAAATCACCTCTGAGTGACAACAATTCAAGTAATATAACTTCCCATGATTTTAAGGAAGTAACTATTCCAGCAAGTAAACCAGTTGTCAAGTTAGAACCATCAACCAAAATGGATATACAAATCAAGACAGAACCATTAGATGTTAAACCTGTCAAACTGCTGCAGCCAACAAAACATCTCCCTGTCCAACTCCCGCGACTGAAACCAAAACCGCCACCAGTTGTGATAGTTACATCTCAG GGGAAAATGGAACTCAGTGGGCAAAGTATGGTCCCTGGTAATTTTGGTCCAGCTGTATTTTCATCTGTTCAAACAGTTAATACATCTGTCAGAAATACAATCAGGGTACCTACGCATTTTCAACATAACGCTCAAATAAAATCCAGTGCTTTCAAATTTGGTGGAAAATCCTTCGCTCCGCATCATCTTCAGCCGATACTTCCTCGCCCCACCACAGAAAACAGATATGTTCCATCGCAAGAGGTCAGCAAGCAACCAGCCAAGCCTGTTGAATCCAAG AAAATGGAATTCATGGCTGCCTTGGGGCTAATAACGCCGCAAATGCTAATAG AAATTCAGCTAAAGAGACAAGAGAGGAAGAGGAGAAGCACTTGCATCTCACCTCAGAATGCACTTGATCTTGATTTGGAA CCCAAGAGAATAAAAAAGATAACAATGCTTCCTGTGAAAAGAGGCAGAGGAAGGCCGCCAAAGTTTAGCAGTGGCAGTGCACCAAACTCACCCAGCCCATCTTCACCAGTTCCAAATGGTTTCTCTGAAAATGGAAAACATaagaaatttaaattcaaacGTGTCATAACAGGGGATTCTCCTGCCGACGAG GATGACAATCATGATGAAGTTTGCGAAATCTGTCGGGAGAGTGGGGAACTCTTGCTCTGTGATACGTGTAATTTAGTTTATCATATGAGCTGTCTGGATCCACCATTGACTGCTGTGCCACCAGGGATGTGGCTTTGTCCCAAATGCAAG GAAAAAGTTGCAGAGGAAGAGCCTATGGCCTGGCCAGGCACATTAGCTGTTGTTCATTCATATCTTGCTCACAAGACAG CAAAAGAAGAGGAGAAAAACAGGCTCCTCAAAAGAAGTGAAGAACTCAAAGTTGAGAGAATTCAGCTTGAAgcaaaagcaaagcaattaAGTAATGCAATAATG